A single genomic interval of Pseudomonadota bacterium harbors:
- a CDS encoding replication-associated recombination protein A produces MNASLFDNVPAPSRPLADRLRPQKLADVVGQDHVLGPDSPLGRMIAAKRLSSLILWGPPGCGKTTIARLLAQHTSLHFEPLSAVFSGVADLRKVFDRARQRREAGQGTLLFVDEIHRFNRAQQDSFLPYVEDGTVVLVGATTENPSFELNGALLSRCQVLVLKRLEDTALDTLLQRAEAETGRSLPLTPEARDALKAMADGDGRYILNMAEELFLLPADTAPFDTAALAAAVQRRAPLYDKAQEGHYNLISALHKSLRSSDTDAALYWLARMLAGGEDPNFIARRLTRFAVEDVGLADPDALLQAIAAWQAYERLGTPEGELALAQCVIYLGTAPKSNAAYNAYTAVTRAARETGSLMPPMHILNAPTKLMKNLGYSKGYQYDHDAPDAFSGQDCFPEGMERQKFYQPVERGFEREIRKRLEYWARLRVERQGETDEKS; encoded by the coding sequence ATGAACGCCAGCCTTTTCGACAATGTCCCTGCCCCGTCCCGCCCGCTGGCGGACCGGCTACGCCCGCAGAAGCTGGCGGACGTGGTGGGGCAGGATCATGTCCTGGGGCCCGACAGCCCGCTGGGGCGCATGATCGCGGCGAAACGGCTGTCGTCCCTGATCCTGTGGGGTCCGCCGGGCTGCGGTAAAACCACCATCGCCCGCCTGCTGGCGCAGCACACCAGCCTGCATTTCGAGCCCCTGTCCGCTGTGTTTTCCGGCGTGGCAGACCTGCGCAAGGTGTTCGACCGGGCGAGACAGCGCCGGGAGGCGGGTCAGGGTACCCTGCTGTTTGTGGACGAGATCCACCGCTTCAACCGTGCCCAGCAGGACAGCTTTCTGCCGTATGTGGAGGACGGAACGGTGGTCCTGGTGGGCGCGACCACGGAAAATCCCTCGTTCGAGCTGAACGGCGCGCTGCTGTCCCGCTGCCAGGTCCTTGTCCTGAAGCGGCTGGAGGACACAGCCCTGGATACCCTGTTGCAGCGGGCCGAGGCGGAAACAGGTCGCTCACTGCCCCTGACGCCCGAAGCCCGGGACGCCCTGAAAGCCATGGCCGACGGTGACGGGCGCTATATCCTCAACATGGCGGAGGAGCTGTTCCTGCTGCCCGCTGACACTGCCCCCTTCGATACAGCCGCCCTGGCCGCGGCGGTCCAGCGACGCGCGCCCCTCTATGACAAAGCGCAGGAGGGGCACTACAACCTCATTTCCGCCCTGCACAAATCCCTGCGCTCCTCGGACACCGACGCGGCCCTGTACTGGCTGGCCCGCATGCTGGCGGGGGGCGAGGATCCCAATTTCATCGCCCGGCGGCTGACCCGTTTCGCAGTCGAGGATGTTGGCCTGGCCGATCCGGATGCCCTGCTCCAGGCCATTGCCGCATGGCAAGCGTACGAGCGCCTGGGAACGCCAGAGGGAGAACTGGCGCTGGCCCAGTGCGTCATCTATCTGGGCACAGCCCCCAAATCGAACGCCGCATACAATGCGTATACAGCTGTCACCCGGGCCGCGCGGGAGACGGGATCCCTCATGCCGCCCATGCATATCCTGAACGCACCGACAAAGCTGATGAAAAACCTGGGCTACAGCAAGGGATACCAGTACGACCACGACGCGCCGGATGCATTTTCCGGCCAGGACTGCTTTCCGGAAGGCATGGAGCGGCAGAAGTTCTACCAGCCGGTCGAGCGGGGTTTTGAGCGTGAGATCCGCAAACGTCTGGAATACTGGGCCCGGCTGCGGGTGGAAAGACAGGGAGAAACGGATGAAAAATCCTGA